The Pseudomonas parafulva genome window below encodes:
- the cobO gene encoding cob(I)yrinic acid a,c-diamide adenosyltransferase: MNESPERDERHLARMQRKKAVIDERIANSPNECGLLLVLTGNGKGKSSSAFGMLARAMGHGMQCGVVQFIKGRNSTGEELFFRRFPEQVRYHVMGEGFTWETQDRQRDIAAAEAAWEVSRALLQDPGVQFVVLDELNIALKHGYLELDQVLSDIQARPPMQHVIVTGRGAKPEMIELADTVTEMGMLKHAFQAGIRAQKGVEL; encoded by the coding sequence ATGAACGAATCCCCCGAACGCGACGAACGCCACCTGGCGCGCATGCAGCGCAAGAAGGCGGTGATCGACGAACGCATCGCCAACTCCCCCAACGAATGCGGCCTGCTGTTGGTGCTCACCGGCAACGGCAAGGGCAAGAGCAGCTCGGCGTTCGGTATGCTCGCCCGCGCCATGGGCCACGGCATGCAGTGCGGTGTGGTGCAGTTCATCAAGGGCCGCAACAGCACCGGCGAAGAGCTGTTCTTCCGGCGGTTCCCCGAGCAGGTGCGTTATCACGTGATGGGTGAGGGCTTCACCTGGGAAACCCAGGACCGTCAGCGTGACATCGCTGCCGCCGAAGCCGCCTGGGAGGTGTCACGCGCGCTGCTGCAAGACCCTGGCGTGCAGTTCGTGGTGCTCGATGAACTCAACATCGCTCTCAAGCATGGCTATCTGGAGCTGGATCAGGTCCTGTCCGATATTCAGGCACGGCCACCGATGCAGCATGTCATCGTCACCGGCCGCGGCGCCAAGCCGGAAATGATCGAACTGGCCGATACCGTCACCGAGATGGGTATGCTCAAGCACGCCTTCCAGGCCGGAATCCGCGCGCAAAAGGGCGTCGAGCTGTGA
- a CDS encoding cobyrinate a,c-diamide synthase, with the protein MTPGTRQCPAVLIAAPASGQGKTTVTAALARLHRNLGRRVRVFKCGPDFLDPMIHERASGAPVYQLDMWMIGEAESRRLLWEAAADADLILIEGVMGLFDGTPSSADLARHFGVPVLAVIDGTAMAQTFGALALGLARYQPDLPFAGVLANRVGSLRHAQLLEGSLTEGLRWYGGLSRERGIELPSRHLGLVQASELNDLDARLDAAAEALGASCDAALPPPVSFVEPPAQRRQASLAGVRIGVARDEAFAFLYGANLDLLRDQGAELVFFSPLHDSQLPMVDSLYLPGGYPELHHLALAANTPMCQAIRAHHAQGKPLLAECGGMLYLLETLTDVSGERAELLGLLPGEAVMQKRLAALALQTVELPEGALRGHTYHHSLTSTDLVPIARGQSPNGGRGNEAVYRQGRLTASYVHFYFPSNPEAAAALLRP; encoded by the coding sequence GTGACCCCAGGCACTCGGCAATGCCCGGCGGTGTTGATCGCAGCCCCTGCCTCCGGCCAGGGCAAGACCACCGTCACCGCCGCCCTGGCGCGTCTGCATCGCAACCTTGGACGCCGGGTGCGCGTGTTCAAGTGCGGGCCTGACTTTCTTGATCCTATGATCCACGAGCGGGCCAGCGGCGCGCCGGTGTATCAGTTGGACATGTGGATGATCGGCGAGGCCGAAAGCCGTCGCCTGTTGTGGGAGGCGGCTGCCGATGCCGACCTGATCCTGATCGAAGGTGTGATGGGCCTGTTCGACGGCACGCCCTCGAGCGCTGATCTGGCGCGGCATTTCGGCGTGCCGGTGCTGGCGGTGATCGACGGCACCGCCATGGCCCAGACCTTCGGCGCCCTGGCCTTGGGCCTGGCGCGCTATCAGCCCGACCTGCCGTTTGCCGGCGTGTTGGCCAACCGCGTAGGCAGCCTGCGCCACGCGCAACTGCTCGAAGGCAGCCTGACCGAAGGCCTGCGTTGGTACGGTGGGCTTTCCCGCGAGCGCGGCATCGAGCTGCCCAGTCGTCATCTGGGGCTGGTCCAGGCCAGCGAGCTGAACGACCTGGACGCACGCCTGGATGCCGCTGCCGAGGCGTTGGGCGCCAGTTGCGATGCAGCCCTGCCGCCACCGGTGAGTTTCGTCGAACCGCCGGCCCAGCGGCGGCAGGCCAGCCTGGCCGGCGTGCGCATCGGCGTGGCCCGCGACGAGGCTTTCGCCTTCCTCTATGGCGCCAACCTCGATTTACTGCGCGACCAGGGCGCCGAACTGGTGTTCTTTTCACCGCTGCATGATAGCCAGTTGCCGATGGTCGACAGTCTGTATCTGCCGGGTGGCTACCCCGAGCTCCATCACCTTGCCCTGGCGGCCAACACGCCGATGTGCCAGGCGATCCGTGCCCATCATGCGCAGGGCAAGCCGTTGCTCGCCGAATGTGGTGGCATGCTTTATCTACTCGAGACCTTGACCGACGTGTCCGGCGAGCGCGCCGAGCTGCTCGGCCTGCTGCCCGGCGAAGCGGTGATGCAGAAGCGTCTGGCCGCACTGGCGCTGCAGACGGTCGAGTTGCCCGAGGGTGCGCTGCGTGGCCACACCTACCACCACTCGCTGACCAGCACCGACCTGGTTCCCATCGCCCGGGGCCAGAGTCCCAACGGTGGACGCGGCAACGAAGCAGTCTATCGACAGGGCCGGCTGACGGCCTCTTACGTGCACTTCTATTTTCCTTCCAATCCAGAGGCGGCGGCGGCGCTGTTGCGACCATGA